A stretch of the Leptolyngbya sp. FACHB-261 genome encodes the following:
- a CDS encoding DUF1822 family protein encodes MTSDPALLELADPSQLGLELPDDLQEQAWQQSQRLSAASDRWNAYINSLCLNAFLPWLQEQVPEATVWPGSRALASIWQFTTGTAITLSASRVLPFVQAPSAHPSGERLVLIPSESIDMSELRVPQEWVDIPEWAADYYLFCSVSPDDGWMQVRGYTTHHQLKTLGNYDAADRTYSLDADALIADLNVLLIARQRCPEEVTRAAIAPLPVLPLAQAENLLQRLGNPSLALPRLAVPFTLWGALIAHGGWRQRLHERRQGLQEQWSILQWLQAGVSELAELSGWGRAELQANPLGSRGAAQATPLTVLSRSLVIAGEPYELSVLQGDSVQAWRFELRASSLGGRIPSGFKLRLLTEDLQGFENNETTATKAVEQLYVEVALEPGESLVWEVEPTPENYEREILRF; translated from the coding sequence ATGACTTCTGACCCAGCCTTACTAGAACTTGCCGATCCCAGCCAATTGGGATTGGAACTCCCCGATGATCTGCAAGAGCAGGCTTGGCAGCAGAGTCAGCGCCTCTCTGCCGCCTCGGATCGATGGAACGCTTATATCAACAGCCTTTGCTTAAACGCTTTCCTGCCCTGGCTACAGGAGCAGGTCCCTGAAGCGACGGTCTGGCCAGGTTCAAGAGCCCTAGCGAGCATCTGGCAATTCACAACTGGCACAGCAATTACACTCAGTGCAAGCAGGGTGCTGCCATTCGTTCAGGCTCCCTCTGCCCATCCCTCTGGTGAGCGACTGGTGCTGATTCCCAGCGAAAGCATTGATATGAGCGAGCTGCGTGTGCCCCAGGAGTGGGTGGATATTCCCGAGTGGGCAGCGGACTACTACCTCTTCTGTTCAGTCAGCCCTGATGATGGCTGGATGCAAGTGCGGGGATACACGACCCATCACCAATTGAAAACTTTAGGAAACTATGACGCGGCTGATCGCACCTACAGCCTGGATGCAGATGCCCTAATCGCGGACTTGAATGTGCTGTTGATAGCCCGCCAGCGCTGCCCAGAGGAAGTTACGAGAGCGGCGATTGCACCGCTACCTGTTCTGCCCTTGGCGCAGGCTGAAAATTTATTACAGCGATTGGGGAACCCATCGCTTGCCCTGCCCCGTTTAGCTGTGCCCTTTACCCTTTGGGGTGCTTTGATCGCTCACGGTGGTTGGAGACAGCGCCTACACGAACGTCGCCAAGGACTACAGGAGCAATGGTCAATTCTGCAGTGGCTACAGGCTGGCGTCTCAGAACTGGCTGAATTGTCTGGGTGGGGACGAGCGGAACTGCAAGCCAACCCCCTAGGATCGCGGGGAGCCGCACAGGCCACTCCCCTCACCGTTCTATCTCGCTCTTTGGTGATTGCAGGTGAACCCTACGAGCTCAGCGTTCTGCAAGGCGATTCAGTACAAGCTTGGCGCTTCGAACTGCGAGCCTCATCATTAGGTGGTCGCATTCCTAGCGGCTTCAAATTGAGGTTGCTCACCGAAGATTTGCAAGGCTTCGAGAATAACGAAACCACTGCAACTAAGGCTGTAGAACAACTCTACGTTGAGGTCGCCCTCGAACCCGGCGAGTCACTGGTTTGGGAAGTAGAGCCCACACCTGAAAATTACGAGCGGGAAATTTTGCGGTTCTAA